Proteins encoded in a region of the Streptomyces akebiae genome:
- a CDS encoding DNA-binding protein NsdB, whose amino-acid sequence MSGQPNTRLADLFGLAGWSKGELARLVNRQAAAMGHPQLATDTSRVRRWIDMGEVPRDPVPRVLAALFTERLGRVVTIEDLGLVRHGRTGKRQGGGSVEHPDGVPWAPERTAAVLTEFTGMDLMLNRRGLVGAGVALTAGSALSSAMHDWLHTDPALAADAPEIDDPLHADPAGFDRYEAAPIGSQEIEELERSVEVFRAWDAARGGGLQRKAVVGQLNEVGGMLSYRHPEHLQRRLWGVAANLAVLAGWMSHDIGLEPTAQKYFIIAAHAAREGGDRPRAGEALSRAARQLVHLGKPDEALDLMKLAQSGSGEQVLPRTKAMLHTVEAWAQASMGKGQAMRRTLGQAEDLFVSDRGDVPPPSWMQMFNEADLYGMQALAYRTLAEHEPAAAQHARHYAEKALDLRTNAQGRSQIFDYLSMASACFIGDDPEQASGYARLALASMGSNSSHRTWDRLREMYRLTGQYSSYPKIQDLREEIKLSLPKPQSKNKGGGAPA is encoded by the coding sequence GTGAGCGGACAACCCAATACCCGACTCGCGGACCTGTTCGGCCTGGCCGGCTGGTCCAAGGGAGAGCTCGCGAGGCTGGTCAACCGGCAGGCGGCGGCCATGGGCCACCCCCAGCTGGCGACCGACACCTCACGGGTACGGCGGTGGATCGACATGGGAGAGGTCCCGCGCGATCCCGTGCCACGGGTGCTGGCGGCGCTGTTCACCGAGCGTCTCGGCCGTGTCGTGACCATCGAGGACCTCGGTCTGGTCCGGCACGGGCGTACGGGGAAACGGCAGGGCGGCGGGAGTGTGGAACATCCCGACGGTGTGCCGTGGGCGCCCGAACGGACTGCCGCGGTCCTCACCGAATTCACGGGAATGGACCTCATGCTCAACCGACGCGGCTTGGTGGGTGCGGGCGTCGCGCTCACCGCGGGATCCGCACTCAGCAGCGCCATGCACGACTGGCTGCACACCGATCCGGCCCTCGCGGCCGACGCCCCGGAGATCGACGACCCCCTGCACGCCGACCCCGCTGGGTTCGACCGTTACGAGGCCGCCCCCATCGGGTCGCAGGAGATCGAGGAACTGGAGCGCTCGGTCGAGGTGTTCAGGGCCTGGGACGCGGCCCGCGGCGGCGGGCTGCAGCGCAAGGCTGTCGTGGGACAGCTCAACGAGGTGGGAGGCATGCTCTCCTACCGCCACCCGGAACATCTCCAGAGGCGCCTGTGGGGCGTCGCCGCCAACCTCGCCGTCCTCGCCGGCTGGATGTCGCACGACATCGGCCTCGAACCCACCGCCCAGAAGTACTTCATCATCGCCGCCCACGCCGCCAGGGAGGGCGGTGACCGGCCCCGCGCCGGCGAGGCCCTCTCCCGGGCGGCCCGACAACTGGTGCACCTCGGCAAGCCCGACGAGGCGCTGGACCTCATGAAACTCGCCCAGTCCGGATCCGGCGAGCAGGTCCTGCCGCGCACCAAGGCCATGCTCCACACGGTCGAGGCCTGGGCACAGGCCTCCATGGGCAAGGGCCAGGCCATGCGCCGCACCCTGGGCCAGGCCGAGGACCTCTTCGTCTCCGACCGGGGGGACGTGCCGCCGCCGAGCTGGATGCAGATGTTCAACGAGGCGGATCTGTACGGCATGCAGGCCCTGGCCTACCGCACCCTCGCGGAGCACGAACCGGCCGCGGCCCAGCACGCCCGGCACTACGCGGAGAAGGCGTTGGACCTCAGGACGAACGCCCAGGGGAGGTCGCAGATCTTCGACTACCTGTCGATGGCCTCGGCCTGCTTCATCGGCGACGACCCGGAGCAGGCGAGCGGGTACGCGCGCCTGGCGCTGGCGTCGATGGGCTCCAACTCCTCCCACCGCACCTGGGACCGGCTGCGTGAGATGTACCGGCTCACCGGTCAGTACTCCAGCTATCCGAAGATCCAGGACCTGCGGGAGGAGATCAAGCTCTCCCTGCCCAAGCCCCAGTCGAAGAACAAGGGCGGCGGCGCCCCGGCGTGA
- a CDS encoding SsgA family sporulation/cell division regulator has product MTVTLEQPARALLVTDEDREVPVPASLRYSSDDPLAVHLDFPADISLNGSMVTWTFSRGLLEEGVRTPAGAGDVHIRPSGRFRTVVELHSPYGMALLRFEKAALQRFLLRSYAVVAAGSEEVGPALDRGLTSLLRGV; this is encoded by the coding sequence ATGACCGTCACGCTGGAACAGCCCGCCCGCGCACTCCTCGTCACCGACGAGGACCGGGAGGTCCCGGTGCCCGCGAGCCTGCGCTATTCCTCCGACGATCCGCTGGCCGTGCACCTCGACTTCCCGGCCGACATCTCGCTGAACGGTTCCATGGTGACCTGGACCTTCTCCCGTGGACTGCTGGAGGAGGGCGTACGGACCCCCGCGGGCGCCGGTGACGTGCACATCCGGCCCAGCGGCCGGTTCCGCACGGTGGTGGAGCTGCACTCCCCCTACGGCATGGCCCTGCTCAGGTTCGAGAAGGCGGCGCTCCAGCGCTTTCTGCTGCGCAGCTACGCCGTCGTAGCCGCCGGGAGCGAGGAGGTGGGCCCCGCGCTCGACCGGGGCCTGACGTCCCTCCTGCGGGGTGTCTGA
- a CDS encoding N-acetylmuramoyl-L-alanine amidase produces MRGSPTDRRPTPRPGHVRRAALAVAPGVLLLPLLGAAPPESRPSASTALQGAFTAAAEKYGVPRSVLLGVSYLQSRWDAHGGAPSVTGGYGPMHLTDARTALAEAPHHSEGTEDARGDESRPLPVPEAKLPDPSELPARLRTLTKAAELTGLPARTLRTDAGANVAGGAALLAAAQRRLGAEPSADPADWYGAVARFSGADDRATAAAYANDVFAVIRAGAERVTDAGQRVTLVADPDLAADTGQLSRAGLRKAATGAQCPTTVSCEWIPAPYQEFGDNDYGNHDLADRPNSQPIRYIVVHDTEGYWDTTLELVQDPTYVSWHYSLRSTDGHIAQHIKHKDVGWHAGNWYVNAGSVGLEHEGFLASPDAWYTEAMYRTSARLVRYLADTYDVPLDRQHILGHDTVPGPTTATIPGMHTDPGPYWDWRHYFELLGKPLGATSGSDSTMVTVLPDYAANRPAFTGCGSGGATCAVHGSSAVRLYSRPDVTSPLIKDIGLRPDGSPSTIDVNDLGSRVSTGQQYAVAERQGDWTAIWYLGQKAWFQNPQGKPTAVGAAGLVVTPRDGLADIPVYGRAYPEAAAYPAGVPAQAVSPWPYKLLKGQKYVTGGLVPGEYYYAVSFDTSGHRVVVGKDLYYEIQFGHRVAFVRAADVRVLPAA; encoded by the coding sequence TTGCGAGGATCCCCCACCGACCGCAGGCCCACCCCGCGTCCCGGACATGTCCGCAGAGCGGCGCTCGCCGTGGCTCCCGGCGTCCTGCTGCTGCCCCTCTTGGGGGCCGCCCCGCCGGAGAGCCGGCCTTCGGCCTCCACCGCTCTGCAGGGCGCGTTCACCGCCGCGGCCGAGAAGTACGGCGTACCGCGCAGCGTCCTGCTCGGCGTCTCGTACCTCCAGTCCCGTTGGGACGCGCACGGCGGCGCGCCCAGTGTGACCGGCGGCTACGGGCCCATGCATCTCACCGACGCGCGCACGGCCCTGGCCGAGGCCCCGCACCACAGCGAGGGCACGGAGGACGCGCGCGGCGACGAGTCCCGGCCGCTCCCGGTACCCGAGGCGAAGCTGCCTGATCCGTCCGAACTCCCGGCCCGGCTCAGGACGTTGACGAAGGCGGCCGAGCTGACCGGTCTGCCCGCGCGGACACTGCGCACGGACGCGGGGGCGAACGTGGCGGGCGGTGCGGCGCTGCTCGCCGCCGCGCAGCGCCGGCTCGGCGCGGAACCGAGCGCCGACCCGGCGGACTGGTACGGGGCGGTGGCGCGCTTCTCGGGCGCCGACGACCGGGCCACGGCGGCGGCGTACGCGAACGACGTGTTCGCGGTCATCCGGGCCGGCGCCGAGCGCGTCACGGACGCCGGCCAGCGGGTGACGCTGGTCGCCGATCCGGACCTCGCCGCCGACACCGGGCAGCTGTCCCGGGCGGGACTGCGCAAGGCCGCCACCGGTGCCCAGTGCCCGACCACCGTGTCCTGCGAGTGGATCCCGGCGCCCTACCAGGAGTTCGGCGACAACGACTACGGCAACCACGACCTGGCGGACCGGCCGAACTCGCAGCCCATCCGGTACATCGTCGTCCATGACACCGAGGGCTACTGGGACACCACCCTGGAACTGGTCCAGGACCCGACGTACGTGTCGTGGCACTATTCGCTGCGCTCCACGGACGGGCACATCGCTCAGCACATCAAGCACAAGGACGTGGGCTGGCACGCCGGCAACTGGTACGTCAACGCGGGATCGGTCGGCCTTGAGCACGAGGGGTTCCTCGCCTCGCCCGACGCCTGGTACACGGAGGCCATGTACCGGACGTCGGCGCGGCTGGTGAGGTACCTGGCCGACACGTACGACGTCCCGCTGGACCGGCAGCACATCCTGGGCCATGACACCGTGCCCGGTCCGACGACGGCGACGATCCCGGGGATGCACACCGACCCGGGCCCGTACTGGGACTGGCGGCACTACTTCGAGCTGCTGGGCAAGCCGCTCGGCGCGACCTCCGGCAGCGACAGCACCATGGTCACCGTCCTCCCGGACTACGCCGCCAACCGGCCCGCGTTCACTGGCTGCGGGTCCGGCGGCGCGACCTGCGCGGTGCACGGTTCCAGTGCCGTACGCCTCTACAGCCGGCCCGATGTGACCTCACCCCTGATCAAGGACATCGGGCTGCGGCCGGACGGCAGTCCCTCGACGATCGATGTGAACGACCTCGGTTCCCGGGTGTCGACCGGCCAGCAGTACGCGGTCGCGGAGCGGCAGGGTGACTGGACGGCGATCTGGTACCTGGGGCAGAAGGCCTGGTTCCAGAACCCCCAGGGCAAGCCGACGGCGGTCGGCGCGGCCGGGCTGGTCGTGACGCCCCGGGACGGTCTGGCGGACATCCCGGTGTACGGCCGCGCCTACCCGGAGGCGGCGGCGTACCCGGCGGGTGTGCCCGCGCAGGCGGTGTCCCCGTGGCCGTACAAGCTCCTCAAGGGCCAGAAGTACGTCACCGGGGGCCTGGTGCCCGGTGAGTACTACTACGCCGTCTCCTTCGACACGAGCGGACACCGGGTCGTGGTCGGCAAGGACCTCTACTACGAGATCCAGTTCGGCCACCGGGTGGCGTTCGTGCGGGCGGCGGATGTGCGGGTGCTGCCCGCCGCGTGA
- a CDS encoding PP2C family protein-serine/threonine phosphatase, giving the protein MPSPLSADRPAAQPPRRGTVDALISQTRRLLGDVDAVRRDAPADEADPEIRWQRALYDLALHQLSDLDDHLAQLRDGPAPPPVPADTAGVPVAPPPAPRRESLLSRVGSAEWNLLTDEASWSGELFQILGRDPSAPPLTLDELPSLVLDEDRPRLTAMVTDCLIDAQRIDGEFRIVLPGGGVRTVHMMGEPVLDDDGGTASMWAVLRDVSELRRSQRVVSESRDSLHRQRHIAQTEHRLAVELQEAVLPPWRGSLRLPQQGPEKLDLAAHYLPCSTSSLIGGDWYDALELPGGESLLSVGDLTGHGVTVTSGMAMLIGALRGMAMSGTEPGRLMACLNQLLDTTVQPALGSAVCCRYRPATRTLVWAQAGHPAPLLFRDGTGRALPPPDGVLLGATSGAVYGQAEVTLEQGDLLLLHTDGLVPRRGGEAAVQRLLDLAPRFGEARTAQECVRTVLEEFGERERTDDACVLVARVSS; this is encoded by the coding sequence ATGCCGTCCCCTCTCTCTGCGGATCGCCCCGCCGCCCAGCCGCCCCGACGCGGCACGGTCGACGCGCTCATCTCGCAGACGCGACGGCTGCTGGGCGATGTGGACGCCGTACGACGTGACGCGCCCGCCGACGAAGCCGATCCCGAGATCCGCTGGCAGCGGGCGCTCTACGACCTGGCCCTGCATCAACTGAGCGATCTCGACGACCACTTGGCCCAGCTGCGGGACGGGCCCGCCCCGCCGCCCGTCCCAGCGGACACGGCCGGCGTCCCGGTCGCGCCGCCCCCGGCCCCACGGCGCGAGTCGCTGCTCAGCCGGGTCGGCAGCGCCGAGTGGAACCTCCTGACGGACGAGGCCAGCTGGTCCGGCGAGCTGTTCCAGATCCTCGGCCGCGACCCCTCCGCCCCACCGCTCACCCTGGACGAACTGCCGTCGCTGGTTCTCGACGAGGACCGTCCGCGACTGACGGCGATGGTCACGGACTGCCTCATCGACGCGCAACGCATCGACGGGGAGTTCCGGATCGTGCTCCCCGGCGGCGGAGTGCGCACCGTGCACATGATGGGCGAGCCCGTGCTCGACGACGACGGCGGTACGGCCTCCATGTGGGCCGTCCTGCGGGACGTCAGCGAACTGCGGCGCAGCCAGCGGGTGGTGAGCGAGTCCCGTGACTCGCTGCACCGCCAGCGGCACATCGCACAGACCGAGCACCGGCTCGCGGTCGAGCTGCAGGAGGCCGTGCTGCCGCCGTGGCGCGGCTCCCTGCGGCTCCCGCAGCAGGGCCCCGAGAAGCTGGACCTGGCCGCCCACTACCTGCCCTGCTCGACGAGCTCGCTGATCGGCGGCGACTGGTACGACGCCCTCGAACTGCCGGGTGGTGAGAGCCTGTTGAGCGTCGGCGACCTCACCGGGCACGGCGTCACCGTGACCTCGGGCATGGCGATGCTGATCGGCGCGCTGCGCGGCATGGCGATGTCGGGCACCGAGCCGGGCCGGCTGATGGCCTGCCTCAACCAGTTACTGGACACCACGGTGCAGCCGGCGCTCGGCAGCGCCGTCTGCTGCCGCTACCGGCCGGCGACCCGCACCCTCGTCTGGGCGCAGGCCGGACACCCCGCCCCGCTGCTGTTCCGCGACGGGACGGGGCGCGCGCTGCCCCCGCCGGACGGCGTGCTGCTCGGAGCGACCTCGGGTGCCGTCTACGGGCAGGCCGAAGTGACGCTCGAACAAGGCGATCTGCTGCTCCTGCACACCGATGGGCTGGTCCCCCGGCGGGGAGGAGAGGCAGCCGTCCAGCGGCTGTTGGACCTGGCCCCGCGGTTCGGCGAGGCGCGTACGGCCCAGGAGTGTGTACGGACAGTGCTGGAGGAGTTCGGCGAGAGGGAGCGTACGGACGACGCGTGCGTGCTCGTCGCCCGGGTCAGCTCCTGA
- a CDS encoding DUF4232 domain-containing protein, whose product MRIRSLLTVSTVATAGAALLLTAAPQGLAAQPAAKTPVCKSKVLKLGAKQAKDARIVHISVKNTGTRACTIDRLPVVTFGDLDGAAQPVPSGESGPYKVGAGKTVYAAVRTIADLKDPQARRVGTITVSANPNLYGRTFTLKQLGASKKVKVWEPVTTWWKPSKAAADKALKKEVG is encoded by the coding sequence ATGCGTATCCGCTCCTTGCTCACCGTCTCCACCGTCGCCACCGCCGGCGCCGCGCTCCTCCTCACCGCCGCCCCTCAGGGGCTCGCCGCACAGCCCGCCGCGAAGACCCCGGTCTGCAAGTCGAAGGTCCTCAAGCTGGGGGCCAAGCAGGCGAAGGACGCGAGGATCGTGCACATCAGCGTCAAGAACACCGGCACCCGCGCCTGCACGATCGACCGCCTTCCCGTCGTCACCTTCGGCGACCTCGACGGGGCGGCCCAGCCGGTGCCGTCGGGCGAGAGCGGCCCGTACAAGGTCGGCGCGGGGAAGACGGTGTACGCCGCGGTCCGCACGATCGCCGACCTCAAGGACCCGCAGGCGCGTCGTGTCGGCACGATCACGGTGTCGGCCAACCCCAACCTCTACGGCCGCACGTTCACGCTGAAGCAGCTGGGCGCCTCCAAGAAGGTGAAGGTCTGGGAGCCCGTGACGACCTGGTGGAAGCCGTCCAAGGCCGCCGCCGACAAGGCGCTGAAGAAGGAAGTCGGCTGA
- a CDS encoding baeRF3 domain-containing protein, with product MEHALSPTTLIELRRPRPYPAVSVLTPTHRREPDNAQDPVRLRNVVAEAKKRLEHDPAVTRERRNDVVEQLDRALAEVDLTHAEDGLAIFAAPGEHQVWSLTRPVPERVVLSDTFLTRNLVAAQAAERPFWVLAVSADRVTLWNGGGHRVTEAQTGGFPMTRDRDNFDAERQERIGDLPSTFRDEDTRHFLRDADTAVARVLRTRQRPLYVTGETAALSLLDEIGTVTRDAAHIPHGGLAHGTPEAVWQAVRPMVAAEDRRNVDTVARRLEAARGHKAFAAGVDEVRQNAQQGRIQLLAVEENFRTAVRADGDGGGHLVPAESGDLDVREDIVDEIVERCLDTGAEVRFVPDGALGDARGIAGVLRY from the coding sequence ATGGAGCATGCCCTCAGTCCCACGACCCTGATCGAACTGCGCCGTCCGCGGCCCTACCCCGCGGTCTCGGTACTGACGCCGACGCACCGCCGGGAGCCCGACAACGCCCAGGACCCGGTCCGGCTGCGCAATGTCGTGGCCGAGGCGAAGAAGCGGCTGGAACACGATCCCGCCGTCACCCGGGAGCGGCGCAACGACGTCGTCGAGCAGCTGGACCGGGCACTGGCCGAGGTGGATCTGACGCACGCCGAGGACGGCCTGGCCATCTTCGCCGCGCCCGGGGAGCACCAGGTGTGGTCGCTGACCCGCCCGGTGCCGGAGCGTGTGGTGCTCTCGGACACCTTCCTCACCCGGAACCTGGTGGCCGCACAGGCCGCCGAGCGGCCGTTCTGGGTGCTCGCGGTCTCCGCCGACCGGGTCACCCTGTGGAACGGCGGCGGCCACCGCGTCACCGAGGCGCAGACCGGAGGGTTCCCGATGACCAGGGACCGCGACAACTTCGACGCCGAGCGGCAGGAGCGGATCGGCGATCTGCCGTCGACTTTCCGCGACGAGGACACCCGGCACTTCCTGCGCGACGCCGACACCGCGGTGGCCCGGGTGCTGCGCACCCGGCAGCGGCCCCTGTACGTCACCGGCGAGACGGCGGCGCTGTCCCTGCTCGACGAGATCGGCACGGTCACCCGGGACGCCGCCCACATTCCCCACGGCGGTCTCGCGCACGGCACCCCGGAGGCGGTGTGGCAGGCGGTCCGGCCCATGGTCGCCGCCGAGGACCGCAGGAACGTCGACACCGTGGCGCGCCGGCTCGAAGCGGCGCGCGGTCACAAGGCGTTCGCCGCCGGGGTCGACGAAGTCCGCCAGAACGCCCAGCAGGGCCGGATCCAGCTGCTGGCCGTCGAGGAGAACTTCCGGACGGCCGTCCGCGCGGACGGCGACGGCGGCGGGCATCTGGTGCCGGCCGAGAGCGGCGACCTCGACGTCCGCGAGGACATCGTGGACGAGATCGTCGAGCGGTGCCTGGACACCGGCGCGGAGGTCCGCTTCGTCCCCGACGGCGCGCTCGGCGACGCCCGGGGCATCGCGGGCGTCCTGCGCTACTGA
- a CDS encoding aminoglycoside phosphotransferase family protein — translation MYAASSSVSAPPRSLHPRQPGSSGPYLDPTRTTAPMLGGGRTRRVPGLGTQPLSGRIDLSGPQGAQLRTAIASVHRICPEFTPVQVLRRSGRSVLLVGTTGRSTAVAKCLLDHSSIWEERLRHEIAAYRSFVRHRPPVRAPRLIAADPDNCTLVIERMPGRVAALQRHPVEAPPRADIRAALGAICRLNAWRPPAGTFDAPLDYAERISRFHELGLLTDRDMGDLQKLLHGIAHASGRQGMGQFCHGDALLSNILLSPAGPVLVDWEHAGWYLPGYDLATLWAVLGDAPVARRQISQLAQSAGPASRDAFLVNLMLVLTREIRTYETAVQRSMHDSTPAAPGQAHPAAAPSGEEQRLLLRRLHDDCQLARKAVRAAVGTR, via the coding sequence ATGTACGCAGCATCGTCCTCCGTGTCCGCCCCTCCCCGGTCGCTGCACCCCCGCCAGCCGGGCAGCAGCGGCCCCTACCTCGACCCCACGCGTACGACGGCCCCGATGCTCGGTGGCGGCCGGACGCGGCGTGTGCCGGGGCTCGGCACCCAACCGCTCAGCGGGAGAATCGACTTGTCCGGCCCTCAGGGCGCGCAGCTGCGCACGGCGATCGCCTCGGTGCACCGCATCTGTCCGGAGTTCACTCCGGTCCAGGTGCTGCGCCGCAGCGGCCGCTCGGTGCTGCTCGTCGGCACGACAGGGCGCAGCACGGCCGTCGCCAAGTGTTTACTGGACCATTCCTCCATCTGGGAGGAGCGGCTCCGGCACGAAATAGCCGCATACCGCTCGTTCGTCCGGCACCGCCCACCCGTGCGGGCGCCGAGGCTGATCGCGGCGGACCCGGACAACTGCACCCTGGTCATCGAGCGGATGCCCGGCCGGGTGGCGGCCCTGCAGCGGCATCCGGTGGAGGCGCCGCCGCGCGCCGACATCCGGGCGGCGCTCGGCGCGATCTGCCGGCTGAACGCGTGGCGGCCACCGGCGGGGACGTTCGACGCCCCGCTGGACTACGCGGAGCGGATCTCCCGCTTCCATGAGCTGGGTCTGCTCACCGACCGGGACATGGGCGATCTGCAGAAGCTCCTGCACGGCATCGCGCACGCGTCGGGCCGTCAGGGCATGGGCCAGTTCTGTCACGGCGACGCCCTCCTGTCGAACATCCTGCTCTCACCGGCCGGTCCAGTGCTGGTGGACTGGGAGCACGCGGGCTGGTATTTGCCGGGCTACGACCTGGCGACGCTGTGGGCGGTGCTCGGGGACGCTCCGGTGGCGCGGCGGCAGATCAGTCAGCTGGCGCAGTCGGCGGGCCCGGCCTCCCGGGACGCGTTCCTGGTGAACCTGATGCTCGTACTGACCCGCGAGATCCGTACCTACGAGACGGCCGTGCAGCGTTCGATGCACGACTCGACCCCGGCGGCACCGGGTCAGGCCCACCCGGCTGCTGCGCCGTCCGGCGAGGAACAGCGGCTGCTGCTCAGGCGGCTGCACGACGACTGCCAGCTGGCCCGCAAGGCCGTACGGGCGGCGGTCGGAACTCGCTGA
- a CDS encoding alpha/beta hydrolase, with product MRSTHRRRPLTGAAVAVLALLGAGLPALTAGADDDKDAGRPDLSRFYDQKIKWSKCTGMEMPRDLRCGKVTVPIDYTRPQAGTLDLAMARYRATGDSRGSLLLNFGGPGVPGVPELAYVGEDFMDLTKGYDVVSFDPRGVGRSSPVSCGDGTDEALEATDGGEDADDPKAALERLRRAAAECQENSGQVLPHIGTLNASRDLDVMRAALGDKKLNYLGFSYGTRLGTVYAAQFPEKVGRMALDGVDTLSEPLTEQGLVGAQGQQTALEDYLDACTEELTCPFGQDSRSAREQVVALVDSLDENPVPSDFGPDFTGQDLVGAVSHALYSEQLWPMLTQALNMLVHDGDTRGVMALTGGGFAPPATPYRGSAPTRPHEPVDPTPSGSPTPHDGLVDIEEIPLDNLPAALMAINCADDPDRPTAKKITDNLEDLRAAYEDASPVFGRYRLTQVLMCYGRPPGTAFIREEVRDVDTPKMLLVGTRGDPATPYRWTVETAKRLGSSAVVLDNKGKGHTGYGSSKCVHEKVDDFLLFGTLPDDGSSCGVDD from the coding sequence ATGCGGTCAACGCACAGACGGCGCCCTCTCACCGGAGCCGCGGTCGCGGTGCTCGCCCTGCTGGGGGCCGGGCTGCCCGCCCTGACGGCGGGCGCCGACGACGACAAGGACGCCGGCCGGCCCGACCTGAGCCGCTTCTACGACCAGAAGATCAAGTGGTCGAAGTGCACGGGTATGGAGATGCCCCGGGATCTGCGCTGCGGCAAGGTCACCGTGCCGATCGACTACACACGGCCCCAGGCCGGCACCCTCGACCTGGCGATGGCCCGCTATCGGGCCACCGGCGACTCACGCGGCTCGCTGCTGCTGAACTTCGGCGGCCCCGGCGTCCCGGGAGTACCCGAACTCGCCTACGTCGGCGAGGACTTCATGGACCTCACCAAGGGCTACGACGTCGTCTCCTTCGACCCGCGCGGCGTGGGCCGTTCCTCCCCGGTCAGCTGCGGCGACGGCACCGACGAGGCGCTGGAGGCGACCGACGGCGGTGAGGACGCCGACGACCCGAAGGCCGCGCTCGAACGGCTGCGGCGGGCGGCCGCCGAATGCCAGGAGAACTCCGGCCAGGTGCTGCCGCACATAGGCACCCTCAACGCCTCCCGCGACCTCGACGTGATGCGCGCCGCCCTCGGCGACAAGAAGCTCAACTACCTCGGCTTCTCCTACGGCACCCGGCTGGGCACGGTGTACGCCGCGCAGTTCCCCGAGAAGGTGGGCCGGATGGCCCTCGACGGGGTGGACACCCTGAGCGAACCGCTGACCGAGCAGGGTCTGGTGGGTGCGCAGGGTCAGCAGACCGCGCTGGAGGACTACCTGGACGCCTGCACCGAGGAGCTGACGTGCCCGTTCGGGCAGGACTCCCGCTCGGCCCGTGAGCAGGTCGTGGCGCTGGTCGACTCGCTGGACGAGAACCCCGTGCCGTCGGACTTCGGGCCGGACTTCACGGGCCAGGACCTGGTGGGCGCCGTCAGCCACGCCCTCTACAGCGAACAGCTGTGGCCCATGCTCACCCAGGCGCTCAACATGCTCGTCCACGACGGGGACACACGAGGCGTCATGGCGCTCACGGGCGGCGGCTTCGCCCCACCGGCCACCCCCTACCGCGGCTCGGCGCCGACCCGCCCGCACGAACCCGTCGACCCCACCCCGTCCGGCAGCCCGACCCCGCACGACGGCCTGGTCGACATCGAGGAGATCCCGCTGGACAACCTCCCCGCCGCGCTCATGGCGATCAACTGCGCCGACGACCCCGACCGGCCCACCGCGAAGAAGATCACCGACAATCTGGAGGACCTGCGTGCCGCCTACGAGGACGCCTCCCCCGTGTTCGGCCGGTACCGGCTCACCCAGGTGCTGATGTGCTACGGCCGCCCCCCGGGAACCGCTTTCATCCGCGAGGAGGTGCGGGACGTCGACACCCCGAAGATGCTGCTCGTGGGCACCCGGGGCGACCCGGCCACCCCGTACCGGTGGACCGTGGAGACGGCGAAGCGGCTCGGCTCCTCGGCGGTCGTCCTCGACAACAAGGGCAAGGGGCACACCGGGTACGGGTCGTCGAAGTGCGTGCACGAGAAGGTCGACGACTTCCTGCTGTTCGGGACGCTGCCGGACGACGGGAGTTCATGCGGAGTCGACGATTGA
- a CDS encoding CGNR zinc finger domain-containing protein, with product MEYSISGDARLALDLALTVRHGGSGDVTDDLTDVMGLATWVRAHADNLPATVGPLVDEATLTSVRDLRGAVRSLFARAVGPGEPSPADAARLLPVPEALARLNEAAALTPTVPVLTWGPGADPVVHHRPATGEDPLTAALARAALAFLASPERQRLRACHAPRCVRYFLKEHPRQEWCKPSCGNRARVARHHDRHKKTPV from the coding sequence ATGGAGTACTCGATCAGCGGGGACGCACGGCTCGCCCTGGATCTCGCCCTGACCGTCCGCCACGGCGGCAGCGGCGATGTCACCGACGACCTGACCGACGTCATGGGGCTCGCCACCTGGGTCCGCGCCCACGCGGACAACCTGCCGGCCACCGTCGGCCCCCTCGTCGACGAGGCCACGCTCACCTCCGTACGCGACCTCCGCGGCGCCGTCCGCTCCCTCTTCGCCCGCGCAGTCGGCCCCGGCGAGCCCAGTCCCGCCGACGCCGCCCGGCTGCTGCCCGTCCCCGAGGCCCTGGCGCGCCTCAACGAGGCCGCCGCCCTCACCCCGACCGTCCCGGTCCTCACCTGGGGCCCCGGAGCCGACCCCGTCGTGCACCACCGCCCCGCCACCGGCGAGGACCCGCTCACCGCCGCCCTCGCCCGCGCCGCGCTCGCCTTCCTCGCGAGCCCTGAGCGACAGCGGCTGCGTGCCTGCCACGCACCACGCTGCGTGCGCTACTTCCTCAAGGAGCACCCCCGCCAGGAGTGGTGCAAACCCTCCTGCGGCAACCGGGCCCGAGTGGCCCGCCACCACGACCGCCACAAGAAGACCCCGGTCTGA